One Pieris napi chromosome 22, ilPieNapi1.2, whole genome shotgun sequence genomic region harbors:
- the LOC125060630 gene encoding androgen-induced gene 1 protein-like translates to MWKLLFHLIGAIQFSYGCYYDFMYVRIPSTSTTVTPYGGKLKYLTYLNAMLQTAYFTVALLNDIIGTDEPMPANKPFIRRMKDAIFSALAFPLSMFVGITFWGIYAVDRELILPRAIDAYFPLWLNHVMHSNIVVFVLIELVSTFRMYPKRKVGLSILTLFMLGYAIWIHTIYFKTGSWVYPVLSVINWPVRVLFYIFSLGFAWSLYSVGETLNTAVWSKEVESTVRSGKKKAK, encoded by the exons ATGTGGAAATTATTATTCCATCTAATTGGAGCTATACAGTTTTCGTATGGCTGCTATTATGACTTCATGTATGTGAGGATACCAAGCACTTCTACTACTGTAACTCCCTATGGTGGGAAgttgaaatatttaacttatttaaatgct ATGCTCCAAACAGCATATTTTACTGTGGCACTATTAAATGATATAATAGGAACAGATGAACCTATGCCGGCCAATAAACCTTTTATAAGGCGAATGAAGGATGCTATTTTCAGTGCCTTAGCATTTCCATTATCTATGTTTGTAGGTATTACCTTCTGGGGTATTTATGCTGTTGACAGAGAACTGATTTTACCAAGAGCAATTGATGCTTATTTCCCACTGTGGTTAAACCATGTTATGCATTCCAATATTGTTGTATTTGTGTTAATTGAACTTGTTTCTACATTCAGAATGTATCCTAAGCGGAAAGTAGGACTGTCTATACTTACACTTTTCATGTTAGGATATGCTATTTGGATTCATACTATCTATTTTAAGACCGGGAGCTGGGTCTACCCAGTGCTATCTGTAATTAATTGGCCTGTTAGAGTACTTTTCTACATCTTCAGTCTTGGATTCGCTTGGTCACTGTATTCAGTTGGTGAAACCTTGAATACGGCTGTTTGGTCAAAGGAAGTAGAATCCACTGTTAGGTCTGGTAAGAAGAAGGCCAAATAA